Proteins encoded together in one Microcaecilia unicolor chromosome 3, aMicUni1.1, whole genome shotgun sequence window:
- the PRRG2 gene encoding transmembrane gamma-carboxyglutamic acid protein 2 isoform X1 encodes MRWGMGSLVLLIQEVLATVMFTLASRSPVTELEKEVFLNDWAAHRFLGRKLLYNHWDFEIFTPDNLERECMEEVCNYEEARECFEDDQATKQFWDTYLHNGKGGDSAATPVIDVAGLVAGLTASTVLLIMGAIVVLYCVKYRARERSQGRVPVSLTSSALPSEAMPLTRLPGQHPEAPGLPSYEQALEASGTYDAPPPPYQRSAVHSAQPS; translated from the exons ATGAGGTGGGGGATGGGTTCGCTGGTTCTACTGATACAGGAGGTCTTGGCGACTGTCATGTTTACTCTGGCTTCTCGAAGTCCAGTCACCGAACTGGAGAAAGAAG TGTTCCTAAATGATTGGGCAGCGCACAGATTCTTGGGCCGCAAACTGCTCTATAACCACTGGGACTTCGAGATCTTTACTCCGGACAACCTGGAACGGGAGTGCATGGAAGAGGTGTGCAACTACGAGGAGGCCCGTGAGTGCTTCGAGGATGACCAGGCTACT AAACAATTCTGGGACACATATCTTCATAACGGAAAAGGCGGGGATTCAG CAGCCACGCCTGTGATAGATGTGGCTGGACTGGTGGCTGGGCTCACTGCTTCTACAGTACTGCTGATCATGGGGGCTATTGTTGTACTGTACTGCGTAAAATACAGAGCCAGAGAGCGGAGCCAGGGAAG AGTGCCTGTGAGTCTCACCAGCAGTGCGCTGCCTTCGGAAGCCATGCCCTTGACTCGGCTCCCAGGACAACATCCGGAAGCACCAGGACTACCATCCTATGAACAGGCACTTGAGGCCTCAGGAACCTATGATGCACCTCCTCCACCATACCAGAG GTCTGCTGTCCATTCTGCTCAACCCAGCTGA
- the PRRG2 gene encoding transmembrane gamma-carboxyglutamic acid protein 2 isoform X2: MRWGMGSLVLLIQEVLATVMFTLASRSPVTELEKEVFLNDWAAHRFLGRKLLYNHWDFEIFTPDNLERECMEEVCNYEEARECFEDDQATKQFWDTYLHNGKGGDSAATPVIDVAGLVAGLTASTVLLIMGAIVVLYCVKYRARERSQGRVPVSLTSSALPSEAMPLTRLPGQHPEAPGLPSYEQALEASGTYDAPPPPYQR, translated from the exons ATGAGGTGGGGGATGGGTTCGCTGGTTCTACTGATACAGGAGGTCTTGGCGACTGTCATGTTTACTCTGGCTTCTCGAAGTCCAGTCACCGAACTGGAGAAAGAAG TGTTCCTAAATGATTGGGCAGCGCACAGATTCTTGGGCCGCAAACTGCTCTATAACCACTGGGACTTCGAGATCTTTACTCCGGACAACCTGGAACGGGAGTGCATGGAAGAGGTGTGCAACTACGAGGAGGCCCGTGAGTGCTTCGAGGATGACCAGGCTACT AAACAATTCTGGGACACATATCTTCATAACGGAAAAGGCGGGGATTCAG CAGCCACGCCTGTGATAGATGTGGCTGGACTGGTGGCTGGGCTCACTGCTTCTACAGTACTGCTGATCATGGGGGCTATTGTTGTACTGTACTGCGTAAAATACAGAGCCAGAGAGCGGAGCCAGGGAAG AGTGCCTGTGAGTCTCACCAGCAGTGCGCTGCCTTCGGAAGCCATGCCCTTGACTCGGCTCCCAGGACAACATCCGGAAGCACCAGGACTACCATCCTATGAACAGGCACTTGAGGCCTCAGGAACCTATGATGCACCTCCTCCACCATACCAGAG ATGA